A stretch of DNA from Ranitomeya variabilis isolate aRanVar5 chromosome 1, aRanVar5.hap1, whole genome shotgun sequence:
ATCCACTAAAAATATGCACAATTCGGTAGTATTGTACTTTACTTCTCCACTGATTTTATTTTTAATCCAGTTACCGCATCGGATTTTGCAACAAAGTACAAGGATATCGATTACTAAGAAGCCGCACGTACACTTATCTAAGGATATGATTAAATGTGAATTTTCGGCTACATATAATTAATGTTCACACAGTATACAAAAAGGTGAATTTTGTGTTTGGGAAATTGTTCTATTACCTTATTACTTTATGTATATACACAGTTATATCTATCCAAGTATCTATATAATTAAAgggtagatagagagatagagagagagagagagagagagagagagagatagagagatagatagatagatagatagatagatagatagatagatagatagatatgggataggtaggtagatatgggatagatagatagatagatagatagatagatagatagatagatagatagataatccccCCCCCCCAGCTTCATTAACATATAATATCCCCCCTTCAATATGAGACAAATAATAAGTCTGCTTGCTACAAAGGTTAAGAGGAGATCCTTGATTCAATAATTAATATGAAATCCGGCTGGGATCTTGTGGTTTTGCTGTCTGATTCTATGAAAATGAGCAGTACTGAAAGCCTTCTCATCCCGCCAGCTCTGAGCCTCCCATAAATGATGTAAATGGCTCGGAGGGTTTTTTTTCAAGTGAACTGCGTGGATCTGTGAAAATAATATCAGGGTTTTCCGTCAGAATGAGCTTAGCACTGTACTGAGGCGTATCCTAATCCGACCCGACACCTCCAACCATCTGCGGTATCTATCTGCCTTCTTATTTACCAAATCTTCACGAGCAAAAGACAAATTGTTCTTGATACTAAATAAAAGACGCTTGCATACCTCACTGCTTAATGCTGCTTCATCCACAGCGAAAGGGAGACCGAGAGATGAGGGGGAGGATAGATGATTCTCTTCTTCATCTCTTCTCTTATCAGCAATTGTTTTCAGTTGTTTTATCtttatggggggaaaaaaaagccCAGACCTACCAGACAGAATGAAGAATATTCTTGACATaatgcatttgaaaaaaaaaaaaccccaagcaGCCTAATGCATATCGGATGCtactaataacaataataataatatagcctGAGATCCCTCCCTTTTCCTTTTGTAGGTCGGGATGTAGCAATGAAGAAGAGAGATGCTTCTAGACTTGTTACAGCTCTTAACCATACACAAGACTTGACATCATCTTAGCAATCGCGACAATAAAGCATAGGCTGCTCTGTGGGGATATGGATGAATATGAGCATAATTACAAATAGACCGTGTAAAGAATATCCAGCCTTCACATGTTCACATGGCTGGATGATGGCCTTTATTTACGCAGAAATGGTTAATATAATATCCCTTTGatttagaatgtaagcccgcaaaagcagggtcctcacccctctgtatcagtctgtcattgttactttgcttactgtaagtgatatctgtaatttgtatgtaaccccttctcatgtacagcattggaaccaatggtgctatataaataaataataataataataataataatgtgtcagGCAGTATAAGGAAGGGTTAAAGGGTCTGATTCCTGCCTGCTCCTCTCTGTGCACGATGACCTACAAATGACTTCTCACCCTCTGCAGCTCTTCtcggttttgcttttttttgctgcacaTTTTGAACATGAGTCTGATAAATATTTACGCGATGACAATGTATCAGTAAGGGATATATATATGCCGTGGGCGATCGCAGATTAACTCTTCCAAGCCTGCGTTGTAGCACTTCCTTACAGCGCAGGATGAGGCATAGGGTTACATGAAGCATCCAGTGTCACTGCATCCTCAGGACTTGGATCTGTACAGTCACCTCTCTAATTGGATGCCAGTTGGGAAATGCTCTGGGTGTTTTTGTCTAATCTTCTCTCcatatacaatgtgtgtgtgtgggtcgcAGAGACGGGCCGAGCAGCCAGCATGGAGGTGATGTGCATTCCCTGCGCTGCACTGGGAGGTGCTGGAacatctccctctccctctcctttgATTGGCAAAGGCTGACACTGATTGACAAGAAGCCATGGCAACCCAGCAGCCAATCTGCCAAGTCCAATAGAAAATCGTTTGTTGGCTCAAGGCAGCTTCTTCCCTTTAACAGCAGATCGGCTGTGATACCTAAGCTTGGCTCTTGGAGTTAGCAAGTGCATCCAAGAGATCGTCGTCTCCAAGGAGGCTGCGCCGCCACCTCGTGCTgcagcctgggctggatccggcatCAAAACAATCGAGACATAAGCGGCTTCAATGTTTCAGCTGCCGATTTTGAACTTCAGCCCCCAGCAAGTCGCTGGGGTGTGTGAGACCCTGGAGGAAAGCGGGGACATTGAGCGATTGGGTCGTTTCCTTTGGTCTCTGCCAGTGGCTCCTGCAGCTTGTGAGGCTCTTAATAAAAATGAGTCTGTGCTACGTGCCAGGGCCATCGTGGCTTTCCACACAGGGAACTTTAGAGAACTCTATCACATTCTGGAAAATCATAAATTCACCAAGGATTCCCATACTAAACTGCAAGCACTGTGGTTGGAAGCTCACTATCAGGAAGCGGAGAAGCTGAGGGGGAGACCCTTGGGGCCAGTTGACAAGTACAGAGTCAGGAAGAAGTTCCCTCTGCCCAGAACTATTTGGGACggggagcagaagacacactgcTTTAAAGAACGAACACGACACTTGCTTAGGGAATGGTATCTACAAGACCCTTACCCAAACCCTAGCAAAAAGAGAGAACTGGCCCAGGCAACTGGACTTACCCCAACACAAGTAGGAAATTGGTTCAAAAATCGGAGGCAAAGAGACAGAGCAGCAGCAGCCAAGAACAGGTATGTACTTACTTCACAGTTGTACAttggtgacatatatatatatatatatatatatatatatatatatatatatatatatatatatatatatatatatatatattcatttaacCCATTTGATTAGTGTCACAACATAATATTTAAATACATTCAAATATAAAACTTTCCACCCCACTTAACCTCTTCGTATATGTAAACTATATTTTTAAAGCATGCTTATTTCATGATGGCTTTAGTATTGCTATATG
This window harbors:
- the SIX6 gene encoding homeobox protein SIX6, yielding MFQLPILNFSPQQVAGVCETLEESGDIERLGRFLWSLPVAPAACEALNKNESVLRARAIVAFHTGNFRELYHILENHKFTKDSHTKLQALWLEAHYQEAEKLRGRPLGPVDKYRVRKKFPLPRTIWDGEQKTHCFKERTRHLLREWYLQDPYPNPSKKRELAQATGLTPTQVGNWFKNRRQRDRAAAAKNRLQQQVLSQGSGRSLGPDERGEQLGSASSPAASLSSKAATSAISITSSDSECDI